A genomic window from Lotus japonicus ecotype B-129 chromosome 1, LjGifu_v1.2 includes:
- the LOC130731267 gene encoding hydroxycinnamoyltransferase-like encodes MSSRVTVFSKLTAVSSKPVRSGMTHTLSAMDHAMGFHSLHIVFYYENEDNLLESFELDSLRESLCEVLTEYPTMTGRLARDGDGNWEVRCNDAGVRVIKANVDTTLSEWLQSASASEQARLIAWDHMPDDPSTWSPFRIQINSFKDGGLAIGLSCNHMLADLTCAASFFNSWTETHRQKPITHPPFFNPLPKPHTNSPAATTTMSPPQAQTQTPSSTNMASTTFKFSSSIIKQCLFNIHETCPNATPFDFLSALFWTRIARLKPPKNHDQSHYSLSICTDFRKLLKPSLPIGYFGNALHFSTLSVEDMESGDLGDIASAVHSHLAGLAEEEIWSSIERFETQKESGGKFRSPSCMYGPELTCVSMEHMVEAESSLLYAAMFSNNEKPVHVSCHMGKVEGEGLIMVMPSSEGGLARTVKVMLPEEELAELSKDEAILQLEPTVILAGCGAEH; translated from the exons ATGTCGTCCAGGGTAACCGTTTTCTCAAAACTCACGGCGGTTTCCAGCAAACCAGTCCGGTCAGGTATGACCCATACCTTGTCGGCAATGGACCATGCCATGGGTTTCCACTCACTTCACATCGTGTTCTACTACGAGAACGAGGACAACTTGCTGGAGTCGTTTGAACTGGACTCGTTGAGGGAGTCACTGTGTGAGGTTCTCACGGAGTACCCGACGATGACCGGTCGGTTGGCTCGAGATGGAGATGGGAACTGGGAAGTGAGGTGCAATGATGCTGGTGTTCGGGTCATCAAGGCCAATGTGGATACTACTCTTAGTGAGTGGTTACAATCTGCGTCGGCTTCGGAGCAGGCGCGACTAATCGCTTGGGATCATATGCCCGATGATCCCAGCACTTGGTCGCCCTTTCGAATTCAG ATAAACAGCTTCAAAGATGGAGGTCTTGCAATAGGACTAAGCTGTAACCACATGCTTGCTGATCTAACCTGCGCAGCATCATTCTTCAATTCATGGACTGAAACTCACCGGCAAAAACCCATCACTCACCCTCCTTTCTTCAATCCACTTCCAAAGCCTCACACAAATTCtccagcagcaacaacaaccaTGTCACCCCCACaagcacaaacacaaacaccCTCTTCAACAAACATGGCCTCAACCACTTTTAAGTTTTCCAGTTCAATAATCAAACAATGCCTCTTCAATATCCATGAAACATGTCCCAATGCCACCCCATTTGACTTCCTTTCGGCTCTATTTTGGACTCGTATTGCTCGCTTGAAGCCTCCGAAAAACCATGATCAATCTCATTATTCTCTATCGATTTGCACAGACTTCAGGAAGCTCCTGAAGCCATCCCTTCCTATAGGATACTTCGGTAACGCGTTACATTTTTCCACACTTTCTGTTGAAGACATGGAGAGTGGTGACTTAGGAGACATAGCTAGTGCAGTACATAGTCACTTGGCAGGGCTAGCAGAGGAAGAAATCTGGTCTTCCATAGAACGGTTCGAGACGCAAAAGGAATCAGGAGGGAAGTTTAGATCGCCTAGTTGCATGTATGGGCCTGAGTTAACTTGTGTTTCCATGGAACACATGGTGGAGGCAGAGTCGTCGTTGCTGTATGCAGCAATGTTTAGCAATAATGAGAAGCCAGTTCATGTTTCTTGTCACATGGGGAAGGTGGAGGGTGAAGGTTTGATCATGGTGATGCCTTCCTCAGAAGGAGGGCTTGCAAGAACGGTGAAGGTGATGCTTCCGGAGGAAGAACTTGCTGAACTAAGCAAGGATGAAGCGATATTGCAGCTGGAGCCAACTGTGATCCTTGCTGGTTGTGGGGCAGAACATTGA
- the LOC130731270 gene encoding probable aldo-keto reductase 1, which produces MGEIPRVKLGSQGLEVSKLGFGCMGLTGVYNSPLPEEDGISLIKYAFSKGITFFDTSDVYGPHVNEVLVGKALKDLPRDQVQIATKFGIVKFDSGNVIVNGTPEYVRSCCEASLQRLGVQYIDLYYQHRIDTSVPIEDTMGELKKLVQEGKIKYIGLSEASSGTIRRAHAVHPIAAVQMEWSIWTREIEEDIVPVCRELGIGIVPYSPLGRGFFGGKAVIESVPANSFLALQPRLQGENFDKNKIFYHRLVKLAEKHGCTSSQLALAWMFHQGDDVVPIPGTTKIKNLDSNISSLEVKLSEDDLKEIEDAMAVSEVVGERTTDAFVKCSWKFADTPAKA; this is translated from the exons ATGGGTGAGATTCCACGAGTGAAGCTTGGAAGCCAAGGCCTTGAG GTTTCCAAGTTGGGATTTGGGTGCATGGGCCTCACTGGAGTGTATAACTCTCCTCTTCCTGAAGAAGATGGCATCTCCTTGATCAAGTATGCTTTCAGCAAAGGGATCACCTTCTTTGACACATCAGATGTTTATGGCCCTCATGTCAATGAAGTTTTGGTTGGAAAG GCACTCAAGGACTTGCCTCGAGATCAAGTTCAGATTGCCACAAAGTTTGGAATTGTCAAATTTGATTCTGGTAATGTTATAGTGAATGGTACCCCTGAATATGTTCGATCCTGTTGTGAGGCTAGCCTTCAGCGTCTTGGGGTGCAATACATTGATCTCTATTATCAGCACCGGATTGACACCTCTGTTCCCATTGAGGACACT ATGGGTGAGCTTAAGAAGTTGGTCCAAGAGGGAAAGATAAAGTACATAGGATTATCTGAAGCTAGTTCTGGTACAATCAGGAGGGCACATGCTGTTCATCCCATTGCAGCTGTGCAAATGGAATGGTCCATTTGGACTCGTGAAATTGAGGAAGATATTGTTCCGGTTTGCAG GGAACTTGGGATTGGAATAGTACCATACAGTCCCCTTGGCCGTGGATTTTTCGGTGGCAAGGCTGTCATAGAAAGTGTACCAGCAAATAGTTTCCTG GCACTCCAACCAAGGTTACAAGGGGAGAACTTTGACAAGAACAAGATTTTTTATCATAGGCTAGTGAAGTTGGCAGAGAAGCATGGATGTACATCTTCCCAACTTGCTCTTGCGTGGATGTTTCATCAAGGAGATGACGTGGTACCCATCCCTG GAACAACTAAGATAAAAAATCTTGATAGTAACATCAGTTCATTGGAAGTGAAGCTCAGCGAAGATGATTTGAAGGAAATCGAAGATGCAATGGCAGTATCTGAGGTGGTAGGGGAGCGAACTACTGATGCATTTGTTAAATGTTCATGGAAATTTGCTGACACTCCGGCAAAAGCATAG